In the Acetobacterium sp. KB-1 genome, ACTATATTAGTCAGATCATGCTGTTGCTCCTTGGTCTCTACATCATCGCTGCGATTTTTTCTTATATCCAAGGCTTTATTATGACCGGGATTTCGATGAAGGTAACTTATGAGCTCAGACGAAATATTTTTGCCAAAATCAATCGACTACCGTTTAAATATTTTGACAAAACCAGTTATGGTGAGGTGCTTTCCTTCCTGACCAATGATATTGAAACGGTCAATCAGACCTTAAACCAGAGCATCACCCAAATTATCACCTCTGTGGCAACCCTGTTAGGTATTCTGATTATGATGTTCTCCATCAGTTGGCAAATGACCATTGTGGCACTTTTAATTGTGCCAATCTCATTTGTCATTGTCGTAAATCTTGTTAAAAAGTCCCAACCCCATTTCAGCGAACAGCAAACCTATCTGGGTCATATCAATGGTCACGTGGAGGAAATGTTCAGCGGGCATAACGTGGTTAAAGCATTTAACGGTGAAGAATCTTCTTTCGAAACCTTTGACCACTATAACACCACCCTTTACAGCTCGGCCTGGAAATCGCAGTTCATTTCTGGACTGATGATGCCGATGATGACCTTTATCGGGAACCTCGGCTATGTGGCGGTTTGTATTCTAGGCGGTTATCTGGCCGTTAATGGACGCTTAAGTGTTGGCGACATTCAGGCCTTTATCCAATATGTCCGCCAGTTTACCCAGCCGATTATGCAAATTGCCAATATTTCTAATATTTTGCAGCAAACCACTGCCGCTGCCGAACGGGTCTTCACCTTTTTGGAAGAAGAAGAAGAAGTTTCCGAAAGCACCACCGCTTTTGATCTCTCAAAAGTATCTGGTCGTGTCGATTTTGACCACGTAAACTTTGGTTATAACCCCGATAAAACCGTTATTAAAGACTTTTCCGCTCATATCAAAGAAGGCCAGAAGATTGCCATTGTTGGTCCCACCGGAGCCGGTAAGACCACCATTGTTAAGCTGTTGATGCGTTTTTATGACGTGAAATCCGGTGCCATTCTCGTGGATGGCCATAATATTATGGACTTTAGCCGCGGCGATCTTCGCAGCCTCTTTGGGATGGTGCTCCAGGATACCTGGCTTTACAATGCCAGCATCCGCGACAATATCAAGTATGGCCGTCTGGATGCCACTGATGCTGAGGTAGAAGCCGCAGCCGTAGCCGCTCAGGTCGACTATTTTGTGCATACCCTGCCGGATGGTTATAACATGTTCTTAAATGAAGAAGCCAGTAATGTGTCGCAGGGACAAAAGCAACTCTTAACCATTGCCCGGGCCATTTTGGCTGATCCTAAAATCCTGATTCTGGATGAAGCCACCAGCTCGGTGGATACCCGTACCGAGGTGCTGATTCAGAAAGCCATGGATAACCTGATGGAAGGGCGAACCAGCTTTGTCATCGCCCACCGCTTGTCCACCATTAAAAATGCCGACCTCATTCTGGTTATGAATGAAGGCGACATTGTCGAACAGGGTAACCATGAAGATCTGCTGGCCAAGGATGGTTTTTATGCTAAACTTTACAACTCTCAGTTTGAAAAAGCTGAGGAATTAGAAAACGAATTGGCCCAGGATCTGTAAACTATTTAAGTTTCCTACTCTGTTAAGTAATTAAAGGGAGCAGCTCTGATCGTTACGAACGATCAGAGCTGCTCCCTGCTTTTTTATTTTGGCAACCTAACACAAAAAGTACTACCCGCTCCTAAAGTGCTTTCCACCGCAATGGTTCCACCATGAAGACTGACAATGCGCTGGGAAATAGTGAGCCCCAGCCCGGTACCGGGAGTACTGCGGGATTGATCCGCTTTATAAAAGCGATCGAAGATTTTTTCCTGATCTTCTTTTGTGATGCCCTTCCCGGTATCGACGATTTTAACGATCACTTCTTTAGCTGTTGCCTTTAGATCAATCCTGATTTCACCATTTTCCGGAGTATGATGAATGGCATTGGTCAACAGATTAATAATAACCTGAGCCATTAACTCCTGATCGCCCTTGTAGATCATTTCATCCAACTGGATATCCAGATCGATATTTTTGGCTTCCCACTTTTCCTGCAGCAGCAGCACCACCCGCCGGATCGATTCATCCAGCGAAAAAGCTTCTTTCTTCAGTCCCAGAACGCCATTTTCCAGTTCCGAGAGTTTTAACACATTGGCCGACAGCTTCCAGAGCCGGTCACTTTCATCCACAATGATGTCAATGTATTCCTGACGCTGGATTTCCGAAAGTTCCGGATCCTTTAAAAGCTTGCCAAAGCCTTTAATGGAGGCAATCGGGGTTTTAAACTCATGGGATACATTACTGACAAAATCCCGATGAATATAATCGTTTCGGGAAAGCGCTTCGGTCATGATATTAAAATTCCGAGCCAGCACCGCCAGCTCATCTTTACCGACCACCTTTAGTCGCAAATCAAAATCACCATCAGCTACTTTTTTAGTGGCTTCCGAAACAGCTTTAATCGGTTTGGCAATCATCGCTACCGCAATAACAATCAGCACCGAGCCAATTAACAGGGTTACCAGCATGGTGGTTCGCTGAATGTTCACAAAACCGGCGATTTGATTTCGCTCCAGATTCGGTGTGCTGACAACGTAACCATCGGTCAGTTTGCCCAGGGCCATCGGCAAGTTCTGGCCTTGGTGGGAGTCCCGGTAGACAATCTCGCCATTTTCAAGTTTTGCAATTTCATCCTCAGACAGGCTCACATCTACTTCATCTAGGCTGGCATAAATTTGGGATACTACAATGCCTTGGGTATATAAGCCAGTGATGGCATCATCACTCAACTTTTCCTGATTCAGGGTCTGAACAGCCTGAGCCT is a window encoding:
- a CDS encoding HAMP domain-containing sensor histidine kinase; this translates as MKNKIFHSIYTKFLVTFLGVLFFSSTLTFGVIYWSQVGNVLEQIRVELVNQAQAVQTLNQEKLSDDAITGLYTQGIVVSQIYASLDEVDVSLSEDEIAKLENGEIVYRDSHQGQNLPMALGKLTDGYVVSTPNLERNQIAGFVNIQRTTMLVTLLIGSVLIVIAVAMIAKPIKAVSEATKKVADGDFDLRLKVVGKDELAVLARNFNIMTEALSRNDYIHRDFVSNVSHEFKTPIASIKGFGKLLKDPELSEIQRQEYIDIIVDESDRLWKLSANVLKLSELENGVLGLKKEAFSLDESIRRVVLLLQEKWEAKNIDLDIQLDEMIYKGDQELMAQVIINLLTNAIHHTPENGEIRIDLKATAKEVIVKIVDTGKGITKEDQEKIFDRFYKADQSRSTPGTGLGLTISQRIVSLHGGTIAVESTLGAGSTFCVRLPK
- a CDS encoding ABC transporter ATP-binding protein, with the protein product MSNQKNIKTPKRGNMGGGGMGRGPGGPAGMIPGEKPKDFKGSLKKLTRYLSAYKISLFFVLIFAIASTIFMIVGPKILGNATTAIFEGVMNLIADNGKGIDFNYISQIMLLLLGLYIIAAIFSYIQGFIMTGISMKVTYELRRNIFAKINRLPFKYFDKTSYGEVLSFLTNDIETVNQTLNQSITQIITSVATLLGILIMMFSISWQMTIVALLIVPISFVIVVNLVKKSQPHFSEQQTYLGHINGHVEEMFSGHNVVKAFNGEESSFETFDHYNTTLYSSAWKSQFISGLMMPMMTFIGNLGYVAVCILGGYLAVNGRLSVGDIQAFIQYVRQFTQPIMQIANISNILQQTTAAAERVFTFLEEEEEVSESTTAFDLSKVSGRVDFDHVNFGYNPDKTVIKDFSAHIKEGQKIAIVGPTGAGKTTIVKLLMRFYDVKSGAILVDGHNIMDFSRGDLRSLFGMVLQDTWLYNASIRDNIKYGRLDATDAEVEAAAVAAQVDYFVHTLPDGYNMFLNEEASNVSQGQKQLLTIARAILADPKILILDEATSSVDTRTEVLIQKAMDNLMEGRTSFVIAHRLSTIKNADLILVMNEGDIVEQGNHEDLLAKDGFYAKLYNSQFEKAEELENELAQDL